TTTATCCTTCGCGTTATAGAGCTTTTATATTTAATGTAGTCCTATTCATCAATTTTTGCTATTTCCCAAACCACTGATGGTCTATTCAGAAGCATATTGGCTGTGTCTGTATGGTAAAGTGTTTTCCCTTAGGAGTTTCAAAGTCTTGGGTCTTcagttaaggtctttgatccacctttaattaatttttgagcaAAGTAAGAGATAGTATCTACTTTCCCTCCTCTTCATGTTGCCAGGGATGAAATGCAGATTCTGTGCTACTTTTATTGAGTTGTCTTCTGTTTCATCATGCTTACTAGCTGTTGATTCCTCTTCCTTGATTCCCAGGGCCTGCTTCACTTCCTCAgacttcttgttttcttcactgtTCTCTATTGTATATAGAGTCCCAAATATGAAACCTCTGCTTCGCCATCAGTCCATGTCTTGCTATTTATTTTCTAGTAGCATCATAATACTGGGTTTTGTGTTATTTGTGATAGGATCTTTCTATGTAGGCAAGTGCATCTGAATTGGGGTTCCTGCCATCTCATCCTCCTGAATGTTAGGGTTACAGGATTGTACCTCTCCATACTTGTTTTTTAAGGAGCagaaatttttagattttaaagtaattttaggctttgattttgaaatatttttaatgtctgaAACCTGTTATCCAGTCTCCTAGGATGCTATTAACAGAGAGCCAGGTTGTAATTATAGATCAAGAGATTTAGAGATGAAGTGTTTTTAACTGGTCTATAtcattcactttttttctttcaatattttaatatccTTTGGTCTGGTCTGGGATCCAACCAAGAATTTATTTTGTCTGATGTAGATATAGCCTCCCCTACCTTTTTCTGGTCaatttttctgtccttttatGTATACCTGCTATTTAACTGAACATAGACGATAGTAGGTCACATGAATTAGGTTCATACTTTCCTTTTTCGGTAGTACAAGGTACTGAATCCATAGATGCATTGGGAAATCCACCTGCCATTGAGGTACatctcttgccttttttttttttttttttaattttgagatggggtcttaccAGGACACCCAGGGAAGTGTTGAAGTTTTTCCtacttctgcctcagtttctcaagaaACTAGGATTAGGGATCTACACACCAGGCCAGATTAGGGCACACTCATTGTTGCAATGCCTGCCTTTTAATTGGTGAGTTTGTCCTACTTTATATTCGTTATTGATATGATTTCATTTCTgtctacaatatttttaaaaagttattttatatgcattagcgttttgcctacatgtatataccACATGGTGCTCTCAAGAGGGcaaaagagggtattggatcccctggacctggagttactggtaattatgagccatcatgtcagtgctgggaactgagcctgggtcctctccaAAAGGAGAAACTGCTTGTAACCATTGAACTATCTTTCCTGCCCTCTCAGTCTACCATCTTGATATTTTTTCTAATGACCTGATTCTATTTGttctcttactttcttttcttgcctCATTGTACATTGTGTGATAACATTTTACTTCTACTGACcctctcccaacacacacacacagtgagagagaggagagacagagagagaaaaacttgtttcttctagttttgaATTAACAGTATGCATCTTAAAGTTGTCACAGCCTTCCATCAAATAATAAACTAATTTATGTAAGATGTTAGGATATTACACTATACATCTATTTCTTGTGTCCTCTTCTTTGggtatattaatatttatttggtttctaTGCATTATAATGGCACAATTACTATATTTTTGCTTTAGTCAATTATCCTTTAAATAAATGCACATAGTGAAAGTAAATTGTCATGCTAATTATATTTTCATCAGAAAGAATATTTGGGTGTATTATTCTGGTTTATACTGATTGCCAACTTGACGGAATCTAGAATCATTTCAGAGAGAAATCACTGGGCATATCCATGAGGGATTACCTACATTAGGTTACTTGGGGTTGGAAGGTCCACCTGAactatgggcagcaccatttcatGGGCTGGGGCTCTGGACTATATTAAAAAGGGAATGCACCAGGACACATAGCTTTCTATTTCCTAAGTGTGCATGCAGTGTGCAGAGCTGCCCTCCAGTTCCTGATGCCTTACCTTCCTCACCAGGATGGAATGCCCCACCCTCCCATTAACAATGCCAGACCTTCCTTGTCACGATGGCATGCACCCTTGTATACTGTGAGCTGGAATAAAGTCTTCCTTAACATGTTTGTCAGGAATTTTGACATTGCAGCGAGAAAAGTAACTATCACAAATTCCACACAGTCATTTTATGGAGTtttgtaaagtattttttaacataataaatgaagatgaaaatgtcCCTAACAAGGAATTTTTGTggcattgtttattttgttgtgtattATTTGACAGCTTAGAAACTAAGTTTTGAAAAGGCAGTCTGAGATTTTGGTTCTAAGTATATGAGACATAAATGTTCCGTTTCCTGACTGTTACAAAATCAGAATCTGGGAAACCATGACTCAATCAAAAGTAGGTGCCTGGCAACATCTTTGGATTCCCCTACTTGCCCTCTCATCACAACCTCTCACTCCCATGCAGGATTGACTTAATACACTGAATATTATCATAATGCTTTTCCTGACTTCCAATCTTGTAAACTAAATGTTCTGTAATAAATGTGTTCCCATTTTTACTTCTTAtataatagaataatagaaacaaTGTGAGAGAAAATTCAGTAAACTCTTGAATAagaaaattttgctttttatttgataattaAGGACTTGTTTTAGTTAAGTTTTGTTTATTACTCAGAAACTTTAGAATTGTTTTGATGTAGGAGACAATTTACCAAGATCTCAACCTCTTTGAAAACCAGTATAAGTGAGTGGATTCATGgatacaatgaagaaaaaaataaataaataagtaaatctgtCATAGCACCCTCTGCTGTCAGGACTTCAGACTGCATTAGGTTGCTGCTTGGTTTTCTTTGAGGGAGCTGTCACACTGGCTTTGTGGATGATGTGAGACTAAATAGGAAAGCTTTCTGTATAAGCTGataaatgcttgttttctttattttagccaGAAGTACAAGTACAGAGTATAGTATGTAAttatatagatataaaatatattcaaagaattCTATGCTATATGCAAACAGGTACTGATATACTTAATATTCTTCCTTAAGAGCACAAGTTAAGGATTTATAGGTGTTCTAGAACTACCAGACAgcaacttaacaaagaaataaaagaactaacagaagttatgactcaattgggtttaacagacatctatagaacattccatcttcttctcagcgccacatgggaccatctctaaaattgaccacatactcagcaacaaagcagacctcaacaaaaaaaaaaaaaaaaaaaaaaaggaataatccCTTGTATCTTATATCACcgtggtttaaagttagaattcaacaacaacacaaattgcagaaagccaatggaaattgaacagtACTCAATTACATCACTCCTgggtcaaagaaaaaataaaaacagaaattaaagacttcctagaattcaatgaaaatgaaggcacaacatacccaaacttatgggaatctttgaaagcagtgctaagaggaaaattcatggtactaagtgcccacatgaagaacctggagaatagtcacactagagaggACATGTTAGGATTTCCAGCCACATGGTCTGGGGGTGGCTCCACGTACTGTATAGAAGAGCTCTGTGGTCTTCCATTTCAATACATATTTTGTTACAGGTTACTATACATACCTTTCTAAACTCCAGCTTTcttttgtacattttatatatatataaaaaaacttcCTGTTTAGCAAAGtttcagttcatttaaaaatgttcttggATCTGTTTGCTAACCTTGAACTAGGGTTCCCTCATCAGAAGGCAGTAGCATGATAGAGTAGCCTTGTCTGCACTCAGCAGCGGATCCAGCATCCCTGTCAAAAGTAACAGTCAggccacagagatggctcagcagggaaaagtacctgaattcaacccctgggtcccacatgagggaagggagaacTGCCTCACATAAACTATCTGGAgacctgtgtatgtgtgctatggtgggtgtgtgtacatacacacacactaatagtcTTTGCCCGGTTGTGGGTAGTTTTCTCCTGTGATATATCCATCCAAATAGTAAGACACATACCAACATCTCATGAATTTCATCTCTTCCTCACCATTATGTCAGATGCACTTAGAGCTCTTTTATATCAAAGTTAGGGAATTTAATAGCTTTATAAATCGAATATGATGACTTTATAATTATAAGGGCTAAGTCTTCTATATAGGTTCTTAGATTCTCCTTGCAATAAGCATTCCAGGTGATACTAAGTAACTCTAGAATTACTGTTTAATCCTGGCAGATAATGAAGAAGCAGTTCTCATTTTGAGATATATCTTATTGAGTCATTTCtttttgaattatattttccaacacttgaaaatttaaagtttaaCTCTGTGAGACTAATGAAGGATCTTGTGAAATGTTTCCTGAGAGCTTTGTATGTCTCTAACTGTAagaaataccttgttttcttgtgaccaatggaattttaaaattatgcttaaTGCATACTAAAAGGTATGTCAATACATTATATTACTAGCTATGTAATTTATGAAGAATATATATGTCAGATTATAATGCATGCTTTTACAAAGATTACTTGAGGATTTGTTAGTTGTAAAATAGGATTTAAGTGGGCATCCATGGGACAGTAAGGCTGGGTGGGTAAAGGTACTTCCTACCAAGTCTGGTAACCCATCCCAATCCTATCCCCAATACTCACATGATACAAAAGAGAGAACCAGGTAACCTCCATACATATGCCATGGaatgtgtgcccacacatgtacatgaaaAATGACATAACTGATCTTTCAACGAGGAGACAAAACATATATAAGGATGGTTGCCTAGTTTATAACAACTCATGGATGGCCACTGTAATAACTTGTACAGCATCCTCTACCTCATAATGACATCTAGTGTCTCACTAATTTATGTTCAGTTCTAAATGAGTTTATTCTTGACATCATCACTTTCTCAGCTGTGCTAATGGCTACACCAACACATGCCAATTccagaatttgttttaaaaactggTATATTAAGTTTTTCTGAGACTGGACTCAAAAGTAACAATCATTTCTATTTCCACAACTATTAGATATTATATTTTGCAAGTTTAATTCCTTCCCAAATTTTTGACAGGTTCCTGTTGTGGAGTTAGATTAGATTCTTCTAAGAATTAGACTTGCTCTGCCTCATACGCATTTAAAAGCTGTTTATTGAAGCCATTTCTATAGTATTGTTCATCGTTGTAACATACTCTTGGTGGGAATTCATCTCTCTGGGGAGAAAGTTTCCCAGTGGGTTAGTAGGGGTTTTCAAAAATTCTCTGCAGTGTTTCATGATTAAAGGTCAGGCTGCAGTCTGAGAAACTTGATACTAAGAGAACTAAGTCATCTACAGTTGGACATACAGTGTGCTGGGAAGACAAATCACTTCAGCTATTCTTTCTTATAGTGAATAGTTTTGAAAATGGTTATTCCtaaggaaaaatataaattgcaatttgaaatttatttaggTCAAATTAGGTTTTAATATTACTAAGTCTTCTGTTGATACATGCAACAAGAACGTACACAGGCAACACTTCCTAAAAACTGTAGAACTTTATAGTATGCAACTAGAAGGTGCAAAGCTTTTTTATACCCACCGATTCCGTTGATTAGTCTATGAATTACCCTGATCATAAAAACACTACTTGGGGATATACTTACTGCTGTCAGTCAGTCCAATCCAAGCCACTGCCATCTTCCTTACTACTCTTCCTGCTCCTGTGAGACACTGAGGTCAACTATCTGGGGTCAAGTCCTGGCGATTCCATTGTATGGTTATTCAACCATAAAATGAGAGTATTTGTCTGTTACTCTCAAGAATTTGTTAACatgaagttctttttatttttgaaggctGGCTTCTCAGTTTCAAAGTTTGgaaaagctaaaacaaaatgttattttcaaaagcaattgtttgttgaataaatagtATGTGGTGAATTAAATTCTAGTTGGGAACATTCTGCAACATTGTTTCTATGTCTGCCTAAACCAATTAATTTTGTTAGCCCAGGAGCATTTACTACTTTACAGTTATAGTATATACATGTACTTACAGAGTTTCCTCTCTGTTTTTACAGGTTAATGACTATGGAGAGTGTGATCAGATTTGTCCACAAGGAGATGGGCATAGTTCCAAGCTGGGGTGGTGCCAGCCGGCTGGTTGAAATCATTGGCAGCAGACAAGCTCTCAAAGTGTTAAGTGGGACCCTCAAACTGGATTCCAAGAAAGCTTTAAACATGGGCTTTGTTGATGAGGTCTTACAGTCTTCAGATGAAGCTAAGGCTCTAGAAGAGGCACAAGAATGGCTAGAGCAATTTGTCAGTGGGCCTCCAGAAGTCATTAGAGGTTTAAAAAAATCCGTTTGTTCAGGAAGAGAGCTGTATTTAGAGGAAGCATTACAGAATGAAAGAGATGTTTTAGGAACACTGTGGGGTGGACCTGCAAACCTAGAGGCTATTGCTAAGAGAGGGAAACAtactaaatagtttttaaaatatgggaGTACTACAAGTTGAAGCTTCAATGAGAACATGGATGGAAGTGAAGTTATATTAAAAATGAGCAGCAGAATTCATTTGAAGTTGACTGCTTATATGCTTATTTGGTTTGGTTGATATTTTTCATATCTCaatttgttggtttttcttttttaacatttgctTAAATCACTTCTAGCAACTTCTACATTCCTACAGTAATTCTTATCCTAGAGCCAAAGATCAATTTTCAAACAGAAAATCTATTCTTGAGCTTATCTTTTGtaacatatttattaatttaaattttaaggcagggtcttaaACTTATTATGCAGCCAAGGGTagtcttgaatttctaatccCCCTTCCaccatctcccaaatgctagtATATACTATTACATCTGgccattttgttctttcttaagTTGATgtaatttacaaaaacaaaatacctcgGTGAATTTTTCTTATGAAGCAATCTCCAAACTCAAAcaagaaacaattatttttgataaactctagtatttattaaattataaagtttttttaatcaaaaagaaaaaatgcagacTAAGAGAACCCTCCACGTACAAGGACAAGACAGCAAATCCTATGGAAAGGAACACCATGAAGTGTGTTACAGATTGTGAAAGAACTTAGCAGCTGCTGCTCTACATTTCTATCTCAGTGAGACCAACTATGAAGTAGTTGTTAGTCATCTATTTTTATATCCCAAATTCACATCTATTTTCCACATTAAGCTTCCTGCTCATAATGATATCAAATATCTCACAGGTGCCAAATTTTAGTAATGATTTTATACCAATCCATGCAGAAAAATAAAGTTGTGCAAGAGTCAGATGAGGACCATTAATGCACAAGTACACACTGgccaaaagaacaaaagactgaaaaaaaatacacTAGAAAGTAAACAGATGTCAAGAAAACTGTGTTATTACTGAACAGCTCTCAAATATTAACACCCCAATTCCTCACATTAAATAAATTTCAACAGAGATATGTTAGACATTTTAATTTCAGGTCTGTCCTTCCCATATCCCTTCCCACCCCAACTCCCACAATGCACTACTAAGGATGAGTATAATGTTATGTGGGCAGAAATTTACAGGTATCCATTTCACCCTTGAGTGTGGCACTGAAGACGTTTACTTAAACCTCTGTCACTGTGCACTGTCCATCAGGCCTTCTCGACCTGACATTGACACTCATGGTTCCAGCCCCGGCTGCTGATCGGTCAATCCCGGATCGGTCTGACCGGTCAGCTACTGTCTGGTTTGCATTTGAAACCAAAAGTCTCTGTTGGGCCAAGGAGTGCTGTGCAACCACCACAGGGGCGCCCTCACTATCACTGCTGGCATCCGATTCAGTCTCTTCAACAGAAGTGTCTGGCACTCTGCCAGAAGGTGGTGATTCATGGTCTTCTTCTCCTTCGCCTCTGTGACTCCTTTCAGCTATGCTGTCTCCACTGAGTTGTAAATGAGCAAAAGAGTCTTCCAGAGAAGTGCCTGCATCGGGGGATGGTGTTACAGGGCTGGTTAGCTGACCATCAACGGATGTGAGGGGCCTTGAGGAAGATGGCACTGGCAGCTGAACAGAAGCTCCAGTCTGCGCTGATACACTGTCCGCACCATCGGCAGAGCTCTCTCTTGCTAGATTTACAGTATTAGTGTCACAGTCCAGCCTAAGTCCAGCTACTCCCTTCTTTGGTATATCTATTATATCTCGCTTAATCTTCCTGCGACGTCCGTGTTCATTTCTCCTATACTGAACCATGTTTTCAAGATCAGCAACATACAGAAACCCAGCAATTAACATTTCCGTGTTCTTTTTACCTTTGGAAAAAGCATCTTCCAGCTCCCGACTAGTGCGCTCATCATACTGCCACCACCCGTTTCTTCCTTCATAATACCACGCATATTCACCATTTCCTCTACTTGCCGCCTTAAGTTCTTCTGGTGACAACAAGGTTGGCTTGTCAAGGAAGTCCTCAGGAATCTCTTGTCGACAAAGAGCACATCGCTTCCCAAGCCATGAAGCGCCTTTTACACAGAGATAACAGAAAACATGCTTACAGGGCAGACTGACTGGATGAACACATGTTTGCAGACAAATGGCACACTCGGGAACTGATAGAGAAGGTGCAGCATTGGAACAGGACTCGCTCGCCTTCTTATTTGTAGGAAGCATATTTATCGAGTGATCAATTTCACCACAGCCAGCCAtcctaggaaaatgagaagaaaaaagtaaaaccagGTTTAAACTTCtctgataccttttttttttcttttttaacttctcTGATATCTTGATTCACTTTGAGTTCAGAAAATACCCCCAAAGTACCTATTCCATGCAAACCACAAGCTATAGGAGGAAGACATAAAAACGGAGACcagcaaattcaaagccagcatgagCTCCATATGCCCTATTTCAAACAAAAGATGGGAAAGTGAAAGCAGGAAAAACTCAATATATGTAAACACCCTCTTTTATTTGTAGCTGTAACTCATCACTTTTTATTTACAGGAACCAATGAAGAGTTATTAAGCAAAAAATAAAGCAAGGCATATATAGTTTATGTTA
This DNA window, taken from Cricetulus griseus strain 17A/GY chromosome 2, alternate assembly CriGri-PICRH-1.0, whole genome shotgun sequence, encodes the following:
- the Rnf146 gene encoding E3 ubiquitin-protein ligase RNF146, encoding MMAGCGEIDHSINMLPTNKKASESCSNAAPSLSVPECAICLQTCVHPVSLPCKHVFCYLCVKGASWLGKRCALCRQEIPEDFLDKPTLLSPEELKAASRGNGEYAWYYEGRNGWWQYDERTSRELEDAFSKGKKNTEMLIAGFLYVADLENMVQYRRNEHGRRRKIKRDIIDIPKKGVAGLRLDCDTNTVNLARESSADGADSVSAQTGASVQLPVPSSSRPLTSVDGQLTSPVTPSPDAGTSLEDSFAHLQLSGDSIAERSHRGEGEEDHESPPSGRVPDTSVEETESDASSDSEGAPVVVAQHSLAQQRLLVSNANQTVADRSDRSGIDRSAAGAGTMSVNVRSRRPDGQCTVTEV